CGGAAATGGGCATGGCGGCCACGGACACTCCCATGGGCACGGACATGGGCATGGCGGGTACGGACACTCCCATGGGCATGGCGGCTACGGTCAGTCCAACGGACACGGGCATGGTGGTTACGGACATGGACACGGACATGGGGGTGGGCATGGCAGTTACGGACATGATGATGGATACGGACATGGGCATGGGGATGGGCATGGGCATAGTGGATACGGCTTTACCCACGTAAGTTACGGCCATGGGCACGGTCAAGGATACGGACACGATGACGGACACGGACAGGGATACGGCGGATTCGGAG
This genomic stretch from Macrobrachium rosenbergii isolate ZJJX-2024 chromosome 23, ASM4041242v1, whole genome shotgun sequence harbors:
- the LOC136851061 gene encoding uncharacterized protein encodes the protein MGMGMASGTDMGMGMASGTDMGMGMASDTDMGMGMASDTAMGMAATDNPTDMGMAATDTPMGTDMGMAATDNPTEMGMAATDTPMGTDMGMAGTDTPMGMAATVSPTDTGMVVTDMDTDMGVGMAVTDMMMDTDMGMGMGMGIVDTALPT